In the Borrelia turicatae 91E135 genome, one interval contains:
- a CDS encoding P13 family porin produces MKKILILMLVFFCAFVSFAQNHDELVGSGGNVEKMLLYETYKKDAVVPCLLNLFVGFGIGSLVQGDITGGLLSLGFDVVSIGLLSYGTYSIIESHYEKKEKPTVLALSLAAVGGATLVLTRIIEAVLPFTYASSYNRKLQENLGITLGGLQPEVDMNFNEDARLMLEVSFTKRY; encoded by the coding sequence ATGAAAAAAATATTGATTTTAATGTTAGTTTTCTTTTGTGCTTTTGTTAGTTTTGCCCAAAATCATGATGAGCTTGTGGGTAGTGGTGGCAACGTAGAAAAAATGTTACTTTATGAAACTTATAAAAAAGATGCTGTAGTGCCTTGTTTATTGAATCTTTTTGTAGGTTTTGGGATAGGATCTTTAGTACAAGGCGATATTACTGGTGGATTACTGAGTTTAGGCTTTGATGTTGTGAGTATTGGTTTGTTGAGTTATGGTACATATTCTATAATTGAATCTCATTATGAAAAAAAGGAAAAGCCAACAGTACTTGCTTTATCTTTAGCGGCGGTAGGGGGAGCTACTCTAGTTTTAACACGAATTATTGAAGCTGTACTTCCTTTTACATATGCGTCTAGTTATAATAGAAAACTTCAAGAGAATTTAGGAATAACATTGGGGGGATTGCAACCAGAAGTTGATATGAATTTTAA